The proteins below are encoded in one region of Bacillus alveayuensis:
- a CDS encoding membrane protease subunit HflK (product_source=KO:K04088; cog=COG0330; ko=KO:K04088; pfam=PF01145; smart=SM00244; superfamily=117892; tigrfam=TIGR01933; transmembrane_helix_parts=Inside_1_6,TMhelix_7_29,Outside_30_324), whose protein sequence is MTSLKRIYSIVGLSVAIILLGVLIFTTWYTVDESEQAVIITFGNVEEGISQPGLHFKWPWPIQSVEKLSKETFSLQFGYKEENGEIKAYPKETKMITGDENIVLADMVVQWKITDPAKYLFNAENPEEILHDATSASLRSIIGSSKIDDALTSGKVEIEADVQDLLSNLMKKYDVGISILAVKLQDVDLPNEEVRKAFTNVTDARETMNTKINEANKYKNKRTKEAEGEKDAIISKAHGDKAARIETAKGDVALFNALYNEYKNASEITKQRLILETIDEVMPKAQIYIMKDEGNTIKYLPVREGQKAEVTPPVPKEGSDGNGQ, encoded by the coding sequence ATGACGAGCTTAAAAAGAATTTATTCGATTGTAGGTCTTTCAGTAGCAATTATTTTACTAGGAGTTTTGATTTTTACTACTTGGTATACGGTTGATGAATCAGAACAAGCTGTCATTATTACATTTGGGAACGTAGAAGAGGGGATTAGCCAGCCAGGTCTTCATTTTAAATGGCCTTGGCCCATTCAATCCGTAGAAAAGCTTTCGAAGGAAACCTTCAGTTTACAATTTGGATATAAAGAAGAAAATGGGGAAATCAAAGCTTATCCTAAAGAAACGAAAATGATCACCGGCGATGAAAATATTGTTTTAGCCGACATGGTCGTTCAATGGAAAATTACCGATCCAGCAAAATATTTATTTAATGCTGAAAATCCTGAGGAAATTTTACATGATGCCACATCCGCTTCACTTCGAAGCATTATCGGGAGTTCGAAAATTGATGATGCTTTAACCTCTGGAAAAGTTGAGATTGAAGCAGATGTTCAAGATTTACTTTCAAATTTAATGAAAAAGTACGATGTTGGAATTTCTATTCTTGCGGTCAAATTGCAAGATGTAGACTTGCCTAATGAAGAAGTGCGTAAAGCCTTTACGAATGTAACAGATGCGCGTGAAACGATGAATACGAAAATTAATGAAGCGAATAAATACAAGAATAAACGTACAAAAGAAGCGGAAGGCGAAAAAGATGCCATTATCTCTAAGGCGCACGGTGATAAGGCTGCACGTATTGAAACGGCAAAAGGGGATGTTGCTTTATTTAATGCCCTTTACAATGAGTATAAAAACGCTTCTGAAATAACGAAGCAACGTCTTATTTTAGAAACAATAGATGAAGTTATGCCAAAGGCGCAAATATATATTATGAAAGATGAAGGCAATACAATCAAATATTTACCAGTTCGAGAAGGGCAAAAGGCCGAAGTAACTCCTCCTGTCCCGAAGGAAGGTAGTGATGGAAATGGACAATAA
- a CDS encoding membrane protease subunit HflC (product_source=KO:K04087; cath_funfam=1.20.5.620; cog=COG0330; ko=KO:K04087; pfam=PF01145; smart=SM00244; superfamily=117892; transmembrane_helix_parts=Inside_1_26,TMhelix_27_46,Outside_47_312), with product MEMDNNKVIEMEKPKDKFQWKKYIRTGISLVIGVVILAFLLSNIFVVKENEYKVIRQFGEVVKIIEEPGLNFKIPFIQTVESLPKHQMTYDVEEAEINTKDKKRILIDNYAIWRIEDPKKMIANARTVVNAEAKMSEFIFSTVRSELGKLNYDEIINDEKSSRGSINDKVTKIVNDLLAKNNYGIVVTDVRMKRTDLPEENEKSVFTRMISERESKAQEYLSMGDAEKNRIIADTDRQVKEMLAKAEAEAERIRGEGEEEAAKIYNEAYSKDPNFYSLFRTLESYKQTINEETVLILPFDSPYAKILMGEME from the coding sequence ATGGAAATGGACAATAATAAAGTGATTGAAATGGAAAAACCTAAAGATAAATTTCAATGGAAAAAATATATTCGTACAGGAATTAGCTTGGTCATTGGTGTTGTTATATTGGCCTTTTTATTAAGTAATATATTTGTCGTAAAGGAAAATGAGTATAAAGTGATTCGCCAATTTGGCGAGGTTGTGAAAATTATTGAAGAACCAGGTTTAAACTTTAAAATTCCTTTCATACAAACTGTTGAATCATTGCCGAAGCATCAAATGACTTATGATGTTGAAGAGGCAGAAATTAATACGAAAGATAAGAAACGTATATTAATTGATAATTATGCGATATGGAGAATAGAAGATCCGAAAAAAATGATTGCAAACGCACGTACCGTCGTGAATGCGGAAGCGAAAATGTCAGAGTTTATTTTTTCAACTGTTCGTTCAGAGCTTGGTAAATTGAATTATGATGAAATAATCAATGATGAAAAATCTTCACGAGGAAGCATTAATGATAAGGTAACAAAAATTGTCAATGATTTACTTGCCAAAAATAACTATGGTATTGTTGTTACTGATGTTCGTATGAAAAGAACCGATTTACCAGAAGAGAATGAGAAATCAGTTTTTACCCGCATGATTTCCGAACGTGAGTCAAAAGCGCAGGAGTATTTATCAATGGGGGATGCTGAAAAAAACCGGATCATTGCTGACACCGATCGACAAGTGAAGGAAATGCTGGCAAAAGCTGAAGCAGAGGCAGAACGAATTCGCGGTGAAGGCGAAGAGGAAGCAGCGAAAATTTATAATGAAGCTTATTCAAAAGACCCAAATTTTTATAGCCTGTTCCGGACGCTAGAGTCATATAAACAAACGATTAATGAGGAAACCGTTCTTATATTACCATTTGATTCTCCATATGCTAAAATTTTAATGGGTGAAATGGAATAA
- a CDS encoding DNA polymerase-1 (product_source=KO:K02335; cath_funfam=1.10.150.20,1.20.1060.10,3.30.420.10,3.40.50.1010; cog=COG0749; ko=KO:K02335; pfam=PF00476,PF01367,PF02739; smart=SM00474,SM00475,SM00482; superfamily=47807,53098,56672,88723; tigrfam=TIGR00593), which produces MTKKLILIDGNSIAYRAFFALPLLNNEKGIHTNAIYGFTNILMKILEEEKPTHILVAFDAGKTTFRHKTYKDYKGGREKTPPELSEQFPFIRELLDAYNISRYELENYEADDIIGTLAKKAEKEGFEVKIITGDKDLTQLATEKVTVAITRKGITDVDPYTPETIQEKYGLTPPQIIDMKGLMGDQSDNIPGVPGIGEKTAIKLLKQFGTVENLLEALDEVSGKKLKEKLAEYKEQALMSKQLATIQCDAPIDITLDDMTYHGYEVQKVIKILKELGFNSILAKLGEAEEVKEQVSDIKFETVQSLSEQVLTDEAAFIVEMLDENYHTGDIIGFGIANQNGNFFIPTKVAIQSEQFKQWAKDERKRKIVFDGKQAIVSLRWRNIELNGIDFDVLIASYLLNPSQSTDQLASIAQEQNLSVVQSDEAIYGKGAKRHVPAESVVSEHVARKAYAVNILKQELEKELKENEQYELFSELELPLSKILADMEATGVKVDVQRLNEMGKEIEEKLQKLEKFIYELAGEEFNINSPKQLGVILFEKLNLPVIKKTKTSYSTSADVLEKLKDQHEIVEQILHYRQLGKLQSTYIEGLKKVVHKDTNKVHTRFNQALTQTGRLSSTDPNLQNIPIRLEEGRKIRQAFIPSHDGWVIFAADYSQIELRVLAHISGDENLIEAFRQDLDIHTKTAMDVFHVREDEVTDYMRRQAKAVNFGIVYGISDYGLSQNLGISRKEAAEFIKRYFDSFKGVKEYMEEIVQEAKQKGYVTTLMHRRRYIPEITSRNFNVRSFAERTAMNTPIQGSAADIIKKAMIDMAKQLKEKGLKTKLLLQVHDELIFEAPKDEIDVLKQLVPEVMEKAIELKVPLKVDYAFGPSWYEAK; this is translated from the coding sequence GTGACGAAAAAGCTTATTTTAATTGATGGGAATAGCATTGCATATAGAGCTTTTTTCGCTTTGCCATTATTAAATAATGAAAAAGGAATACATACAAATGCGATTTATGGATTTACGAATATATTGATGAAAATACTTGAAGAGGAAAAGCCAACTCATATACTCGTTGCATTTGATGCAGGGAAAACGACGTTTCGCCATAAAACATATAAGGATTATAAAGGAGGGAGGGAAAAAACACCTCCAGAATTATCGGAACAGTTTCCGTTTATCCGTGAGCTTTTAGATGCTTATAACATTTCTCGCTATGAACTAGAAAATTATGAGGCAGATGATATCATTGGGACGCTGGCAAAAAAAGCAGAAAAGGAAGGCTTCGAAGTCAAAATCATTACCGGTGATAAGGATTTAACGCAATTAGCGACAGAAAAGGTGACCGTGGCCATTACACGAAAAGGAATAACTGATGTAGATCCTTACACACCTGAGACCATACAAGAAAAATACGGTTTAACACCACCACAGATTATTGATATGAAAGGATTAATGGGAGACCAATCGGATAATATTCCGGGGGTTCCTGGCATTGGCGAAAAAACAGCCATTAAGCTGTTAAAGCAGTTTGGGACGGTAGAAAATCTTTTGGAAGCATTGGATGAAGTAAGTGGAAAGAAACTGAAAGAAAAGCTGGCGGAATATAAGGAGCAAGCATTAATGAGTAAACAGTTGGCAACCATTCAATGTGATGCCCCTATCGACATTACATTAGATGATATGACGTATCATGGTTATGAGGTCCAGAAAGTTATCAAAATATTAAAGGAGTTAGGGTTTAACTCTATTTTGGCAAAGTTAGGAGAAGCTGAAGAAGTAAAAGAACAAGTATCCGATATAAAGTTTGAAACGGTACAATCCCTTTCAGAGCAAGTATTAACAGATGAAGCTGCTTTCATTGTTGAAATGCTGGACGAAAACTATCATACCGGTGACATTATCGGGTTTGGCATCGCTAATCAAAATGGAAACTTTTTTATTCCAACAAAAGTAGCAATACAATCGGAACAGTTTAAACAATGGGCCAAAGATGAAAGAAAAAGGAAAATAGTATTTGATGGGAAACAAGCTATTGTTTCCTTGCGATGGCGAAATATCGAATTAAACGGAATTGATTTCGATGTCCTTATTGCTTCTTATTTATTGAACCCATCGCAATCAACTGATCAATTAGCAAGCATCGCTCAGGAACAGAATTTATCTGTCGTACAGTCTGATGAAGCCATATATGGGAAAGGTGCGAAACGACATGTACCAGCTGAATCGGTGGTATCTGAGCATGTAGCCCGAAAAGCCTATGCTGTAAATATATTAAAGCAAGAGTTAGAAAAAGAATTAAAAGAAAATGAACAGTATGAATTATTTAGTGAACTTGAGCTCCCCCTTTCCAAAATTTTAGCTGATATGGAGGCAACTGGAGTTAAAGTAGATGTGCAACGCTTAAATGAAATGGGGAAGGAGATTGAAGAAAAGCTACAAAAACTTGAAAAATTCATTTATGAATTGGCTGGAGAGGAATTTAACATTAATTCTCCAAAACAGCTTGGTGTCATTTTGTTTGAAAAGCTGAATTTGCCTGTTATAAAAAAGACTAAAACCAGCTACTCGACATCTGCTGATGTACTAGAAAAATTAAAAGATCAACATGAAATTGTGGAACAAATTTTACATTATCGTCAATTAGGAAAGCTGCAATCTACTTATATAGAAGGGCTTAAGAAAGTCGTTCATAAAGATACAAATAAAGTTCATACACGATTTAATCAAGCGTTAACCCAAACTGGCCGATTAAGTTCGACAGATCCTAATTTACAAAACATACCAATCAGATTAGAAGAAGGCCGAAAAATTCGTCAAGCGTTCATCCCTTCACATGATGGTTGGGTTATCTTTGCGGCTGATTATTCGCAAATTGAGCTCCGTGTGTTAGCTCATATATCAGGTGATGAGAATTTAATTGAAGCGTTCCGGCAAGACCTTGATATTCATACGAAAACAGCAATGGATGTTTTTCATGTTCGAGAAGACGAAGTGACGGATTACATGCGTAGACAGGCGAAAGCTGTCAATTTTGGAATCGTTTATGGAATCAGTGACTACGGTCTATCACAAAACTTAGGGATATCTCGAAAAGAAGCGGCAGAATTTATTAAACGTTATTTTGATAGCTTCAAAGGTGTAAAAGAATATATGGAAGAAATTGTTCAAGAAGCAAAGCAAAAAGGATATGTCACAACGCTAATGCACCGCCGCCGCTATATCCCGGAAATTACGAGCAGAAACTTTAATGTTAGAAGCTTTGCTGAGCGAACAGCGATGAATACACCTATTCAAGGAAGTGCTGCAGACATTATAAAAAAAGCGATGATTGATATGGCGAAGCAGCTGAAAGAGAAAGGCTTAAAAACGAAACTATTGCTTCAAGTGCATGATGAATTAATTTTTGAAGCCCCAAAGGATGAAATTGATGTTTTAAAGCAACTTGTACCAGAAGTTATGGAGAAAGCGATTGAATTAAAAGTTCCGTTAAAGGTAGATTATGCCTTTGGACCTTCTTGGTATGAAGCAAAATAA
- a CDS encoding formamidopyrimidine-DNA glycosylase (product_source=KO:K10563; cath_funfam=1.10.8.50,3.20.190.10; cog=COG0266; ko=KO:K10563; pfam=PF01149,PF06827,PF06831; smart=SM01232; superfamily=46946,57716,81624; tigrfam=TIGR00577), which translates to MPELPEVETIRRTLLALVKGKKIQEVHIFWPKMIKKPVDFEQFCDALIGQTIHDIRRTGKYLKFYFDDYVLVSHLRMEGRYGLYSKEDPIEKHTHAIFKFIDQTELRYKDVRKFGTMHLFKLGEEEGAPPLSQLGPEPFSELFTVEYLRETFSKTSRKIKVALLDQTIVAGLGNIYVDEALFRAQIHPERLAKDLQLNELKRLHEQIIETLQEAVEKGGSTVRSYINSQGQIGMFQLNLNVYGRNGEPCRECGTSIEKIMVGGRGTHFCPKCQN; encoded by the coding sequence ATGCCAGAGCTCCCAGAAGTAGAAACCATACGGCGAACGTTGCTTGCTCTCGTAAAAGGTAAAAAGATTCAAGAAGTTCATATCTTTTGGCCAAAGATGATCAAAAAACCTGTTGATTTTGAACAATTTTGTGATGCTTTAATTGGTCAAACCATTCATGACATTCGAAGAACGGGAAAGTATTTAAAATTTTATTTTGACGATTACGTGCTTGTTTCCCATTTGCGCATGGAAGGAAGGTATGGGCTTTATTCGAAGGAGGACCCAATCGAAAAGCATACACATGCGATTTTTAAGTTTATTGATCAAACGGAACTAAGATATAAGGATGTCCGTAAATTTGGAACGATGCATTTGTTTAAATTAGGTGAAGAAGAAGGGGCGCCTCCTTTATCTCAATTAGGTCCAGAGCCGTTTTCAGAACTTTTTACCGTTGAGTATCTTCGGGAAACGTTTTCTAAGACTTCTAGAAAAATTAAAGTAGCCTTATTGGATCAAACGATCGTGGCCGGATTAGGGAATATATATGTGGATGAGGCATTATTTCGGGCGCAAATACATCCGGAAAGGTTAGCAAAGGATTTACAGCTAAATGAACTGAAACGATTGCATGAACAAATCATTGAAACGTTGCAAGAGGCAGTTGAAAAAGGAGGAAGTACAGTTCGTTCTTATATAAACTCACAAGGGCAAATCGGCATGTTTCAATTAAATCTAAACGTTTATGGACGTAACGGTGAACCTTGTAGAGAATGTGGAACTTCTATTGAAAAAATAATGGTCGGTGGCAGAGGAACGCACTTCTGTCCAAAGTGTCAAAATTAA
- a CDS encoding putative sporulation protein YtaF (product_source=TIGR02840; cog=COG1971; pfam=PF02659; tigrfam=TIGR02840; transmembrane_helix_parts=Outside_1_3,TMhelix_4_26,Inside_27_32,TMhelix_33_55,Outside_56_64,TMhelix_65_87,Inside_88_135,TMhelix_136_158,Outside_159_162,TMhelix_163_185,Inside_186_210): MVQYASLFLLAFAVSLDSFSVGLTYGLRKLQIPIKSIIVIACCSSITLLAAMMIGQLLEKTLPPFITNHLGGFILICLGIWVIYQFFRSNDQRDEDAEKTLFNVEIKSMGIVIQILQKPTTADMDKSGTITGIEALLLGVALSLDAFGAGIGAALLGYSPLYMAILVAFMSSSFVFVGIQTGHLFSKISFVEKFSWMPGLLLILIGILKI; this comes from the coding sequence ATGGTACAGTATGCGTCTCTTTTTCTTTTGGCGTTTGCCGTAAGTTTAGATAGCTTTTCCGTTGGCTTAACCTATGGATTAAGAAAACTACAAATACCAATAAAATCGATCATAGTTATTGCTTGTTGCTCGTCCATTACGCTATTAGCTGCCATGATGATTGGACAGCTATTAGAAAAGACTTTACCACCGTTTATTACAAATCATTTAGGTGGTTTTATTCTCATTTGCCTTGGAATATGGGTGATTTATCAATTTTTCCGTTCAAATGACCAAAGGGATGAAGATGCTGAAAAGACGCTCTTCAATGTAGAAATTAAGTCAATGGGGATCGTGATCCAAATCTTGCAAAAACCGACAACTGCTGATATGGATAAATCTGGAACCATCACTGGTATTGAAGCATTATTATTAGGAGTTGCATTATCTTTAGATGCATTTGGGGCGGGGATAGGTGCCGCATTACTCGGTTATTCTCCATTATATATGGCGATCCTTGTGGCTTTTATGAGCTCTTCGTTTGTTTTCGTCGGCATCCAAACAGGGCATCTATTTTCTAAAATATCGTTTGTAGAGAAATTTTCGTGGATGCCTGGATTATTGCTTATTTTAATTGGTATTTTAAAAATTTAA
- a CDS encoding dephospho-CoA kinase (product_source=KO:K00859; cath_funfam=3.40.50.300; cog=COG0237; ko=KO:K00859; pfam=PF01121; smart=SM00382; superfamily=52540; tigrfam=TIGR00152), translated as MSLIVGLTGGIASGKSTVANMMREFQIPIIDADQIARDVVAIGMPAYEQIVETFGADILNEDKTINRKKLGSIVFHHEPKRVQLNKIVHPAVRQEMKRQQKEYVEKGEPIVVLDLPLLFESNLVHMVDKVIVVYVDESTQLKRLMKRNGLSREEALARIHAQMPLYEKVKKADAVIDNNGTIVETKDQLIHILSKWNVLSFT; from the coding sequence ATGTCGCTCATTGTTGGATTAACAGGTGGAATTGCAAGTGGAAAAAGCACGGTGGCCAATATGATGCGTGAATTTCAGATTCCAATTATCGATGCCGATCAGATTGCTCGCGATGTCGTAGCAATTGGCATGCCTGCATATGAACAAATCGTTGAAACATTTGGCGCAGATATTTTAAATGAAGATAAAACGATTAATCGGAAAAAACTCGGGTCAATTGTTTTTCATCATGAGCCGAAAAGGGTACAGCTCAATAAAATTGTTCATCCTGCTGTGCGTCAAGAGATGAAGCGGCAACAAAAAGAATATGTTGAAAAAGGGGAGCCGATTGTTGTATTAGATCTTCCCCTTCTTTTCGAAAGTAATTTGGTTCATATGGTGGATAAAGTGATAGTTGTTTACGTTGATGAATCAACACAATTAAAGCGATTAATGAAGAGAAACGGTCTTTCAAGAGAAGAGGCCTTAGCACGCATCCATGCACAAATGCCGCTATATGAAAAGGTAAAAAAAGCAGATGCAGTCATTGACAACAATGGAACCATCGTAGAAACAAAAGATCAATTAATTCACATATTATCAAAATGGAATGTTCTTTCGTTCACTTAG
- a CDS encoding glyceraldehyde 3-phosphate dehydrogenase (product_source=KO:K00134; cath_funfam=3.30.360.10,3.40.50.720; cog=COG0057; ko=KO:K00134; pfam=PF00044,PF02800; smart=SM00846; superfamily=51735,55347; tigrfam=TIGR01534) — protein sequence MRAKIAINGFGRIGRMVFRKAILEENLDIVAINASYPAETLAHLIKYDTNHGKFDGEVIAGDDYLIVNGHKVLLLNNRNPRELPWGDLNIDIVIEATGKFNARDKAMMHVDAGAKKVILTAPGKNEDVTIVMGVNEESYDPLQHVIISNASCTTNCLAPVAKVLDEKFGIENGLMTTVHAYTNDQKNIDNPHKDLRRARACAQSIIPTTTGAAKALSLVLPQLKGKLHGLALRVPTSNVSLVDLVVDVKKDVTVEEINKAFIEASQGDLKGILDFSMEPLVSIDYNTNQYSATIDGLTTMVMGDRKVKVLAWYDNEWGYSCRVVDLTKMVASKIENLTTV from the coding sequence ATGAGAGCTAAAATAGCTATAAATGGTTTTGGAAGAATCGGCCGAATGGTGTTTCGCAAAGCGATTCTAGAAGAAAATTTAGACATTGTTGCTATAAATGCAAGCTATCCAGCAGAAACGTTAGCACATTTAATTAAATATGACACAAACCATGGAAAATTTGATGGGGAAGTTATCGCTGGTGATGATTATTTAATCGTCAATGGCCATAAAGTATTGCTTTTGAACAATCGCAATCCACGTGAACTCCCGTGGGGAGATTTAAATATTGATATCGTCATTGAAGCGACTGGTAAATTTAATGCCCGTGACAAAGCGATGATGCATGTAGATGCAGGAGCGAAAAAAGTGATTTTAACTGCGCCAGGAAAAAATGAAGATGTAACGATTGTAATGGGCGTGAACGAAGAAAGTTATGACCCTCTTCAGCACGTAATTATTTCTAATGCATCATGTACGACAAACTGTTTAGCACCTGTTGCTAAAGTGTTGGATGAAAAGTTTGGAATTGAAAACGGTTTAATGACGACTGTTCATGCCTACACAAATGACCAAAAAAATATTGACAATCCACATAAAGATTTGCGTCGTGCTCGAGCTTGTGCGCAATCCATTATTCCAACAACGACAGGTGCTGCAAAAGCGCTATCTTTAGTCCTTCCACAATTAAAAGGCAAGCTGCATGGATTGGCGCTTCGCGTACCTACATCAAATGTTTCGTTAGTCGATCTTGTCGTCGATGTAAAAAAGGATGTAACAGTTGAAGAAATAAATAAGGCATTTATTGAAGCATCACAAGGGGATCTTAAAGGAATTTTAGATTTTTCAATGGAACCGCTCGTTTCAATTGACTATAATACAAACCAATATTCAGCAACGATCGATGGCTTAACAACAATGGTGATGGGAGACCGTAAAGTAAAAGTATTAGCATGGTATGATAATGAGTGGGGATATTCTTGCCGGGTTGTTGATTTAACGAAAATGGTAGCCTCCAAAATAGAAAATTTAACGACTGTTTGA
- a CDS encoding S-adenosylmethionine decarboxylase (product_source=KO:K01611; cath_funfam=3.60.90.10; cog=COG1586; ko=KO:K01611; pfam=PF02675; superfamily=56276; tigrfam=TIGR03330) produces the protein METKGRHVISELWGCDFDKLNNMEFIEKTFVNAALKSGAEIREVAFHKFAPQGVSGVVIISESHLTIHSFPEHGYASIDVYTCGDLDPNIAADYIAEALGAETRENIEIPRGMRPVQVKQKQAKVL, from the coding sequence ATGGAAACAAAGGGACGTCACGTTATCTCTGAGTTATGGGGATGCGATTTTGATAAGTTGAATAATATGGAATTTATTGAGAAAACTTTTGTGAACGCAGCATTAAAATCAGGTGCAGAGATTCGCGAGGTGGCCTTTCATAAATTTGCGCCTCAAGGAGTAAGTGGTGTAGTCATCATTTCTGAATCACATTTAACGATTCACAGTTTTCCAGAGCATGGATATGCAAGTATTGATGTGTATACTTGCGGAGATTTAGATCCTAATATTGCAGCTGACTACATTGCAGAAGCTCTCGGTGCAGAGACCCGCGAAAACATTGAAATTCCACGTGGAATGAGACCAGTACAAGTCAAACAAAAACAGGCAAAAGTTTTATAA
- a CDS encoding transcriptional repressor NrdR (product_source=KO:K07738; cog=COG1327; ko=KO:K07738; pfam=PF03477; smart=SM00355; superfamily=116742; tigrfam=TIGR00244), which produces MKCPSCLHLGTRVLDSRPVDEGRSIRRRRECEKCHYRFTTFEKVEEIPLIVVKKGGTREEFSREKMLRGMIKACEKRPVALNQLEDISLEIEKELRNQGVSEISSDVIGEMVMDHLAKIDEVAYVRFASVYRQFKDINVFIEELKELINKER; this is translated from the coding sequence ATGAAGTGTCCTTCTTGTCTCCATCTCGGGACACGAGTTCTTGACTCTCGTCCAGTTGATGAAGGAAGATCGATTCGTAGACGGAGGGAATGTGAAAAATGCCATTATCGATTTACGACGTTTGAAAAAGTGGAAGAAATTCCATTAATCGTCGTAAAAAAAGGTGGTACACGGGAAGAATTCAGCCGTGAAAAGATGCTAAGAGGGATGATTAAAGCTTGTGAAAAGCGGCCAGTGGCTTTAAATCAGTTGGAAGACATTTCCTTAGAAATTGAAAAGGAATTACGAAATCAAGGTGTTTCGGAAATCAGTAGTGATGTCATAGGTGAAATGGTGATGGATCATCTTGCCAAAATAGATGAAGTGGCATATGTTCGCTTTGCCTCCGTTTATAGACAATTTAAAGATATCAACGTATTTATAGAAGAACTTAAGGAATTAATTAATAAAGAACGCTAA